From the genome of Stanieria cyanosphaera PCC 7437:
GGATTTATTGTTTGATCGCGATCGCAAACTATATAAGAGTGAGATACATTACTAGGATAGTCTGTTAGCGGAAACACTTCATTCATTGCTGCCTCAGCATTCGTCAGTTGTCTGGTACTAAACCCCCACTCAGCAACTTCTGGCGTACAGTCATGAAATAGAAAGTGCAGGGCTAACTCATAATCCTCGACTGGACATTTTCCCGCTCCTATTACTGATGTCCAAGCTTCTGCCCAGTCTGGAACAAACATATCTGGGTTTTCATCGAATAGCTGCTCGGCAATACTAGTTTCTACTTTGGGAATGAAGGAAGCAAGATACACCAGATGCTGAACTGGTCGTAAGCTGGCAACCAGAGGCAGAAAGATGCCGCTAAATGAGTGTCCGACTAAAATTACACTTTCCTCTATTGTTTCAAGTTGTTTGGCGATTATCTCTGCATACAGCATTCCACCAGCATTTTGCCGATCGCTCGGCAAGTCTATTTTAACTGCTTGGTGATTTAGTTTTTCTGACTCAGGAATTAATAAATTCCAGCACTCGGAGTTTTGGGTCGAACCATGTATTAAGCAAAATACGCTCATTACTTTACTTTACCAAAGCGCGATCGCTCCATAAGCTTCTCAGGCTATTCCATAAGTTCTTTCATAATGCGGATATCCTCTTTCTGTGTCTGGACAATCTCTGTGCATAGTTCCTCAATACGTAGGTCGGTAATTGATGCCTGTTGACACACGAGAATTGCAGCAGCATGATGGGGAATCATTGCGTGCAAGAATTGCTG
Proteins encoded in this window:
- a CDS encoding alpha/beta fold hydrolase — its product is MSVFCLIHGSTQNSECWNLLIPESEKLNHQAVKIDLPSDRQNAGGMLYAEIIAKQLETIEESVILVGHSFSGIFLPLVASLRPVQHLVYLASFIPKVETSIAEQLFDENPDMFVPDWAEAWTSVIGAGKCPVEDYELALHFLFHDCTPEVAEWGFSTRQLTNAEAAMNEVFPLTDYPSNVSHSYIVCDRDQTINPIWSRRAARKFLGVKAIELASGHCPYLSVPKKLASILDAVSHANQY